From the genome of Vicia villosa cultivar HV-30 ecotype Madison, WI linkage group LG2, Vvil1.0, whole genome shotgun sequence, one region includes:
- the LOC131649047 gene encoding uncharacterized protein LOC131649047 yields the protein MDEVTPHWKRLSFDDDGCIEGEKLNISITSELEAIQERFSKVVDNMKLHIKEQLWKIEFPETIDMKSPSQPVKTKGALKKVKPTPNDNSTTRSPSYFEHLYGKEAKFEAANEAFVPWLGPYAPVSKWLKFPGMRHLIACAYDMVCIDLKRYGFSKTFFPLRTAPPTISNARIKCIGWISKANHFVQVYLKPGCPIPPTSPEWDIYHTEDAETWQDFFVDRMHEFERMNNIEGGSE from the exons atggatGAAGTCACTCCTCACTGGAagagacttagttttgatgatgatggttgcatcGAAGGAGAAAAATTGAATATCTCTATTACTTCCGAATTGGAAGCGATACAAGAGAGGTTTTCAAAGGTCGTTGACAACATGAAACTTCACATCAAAGAACAATTGTGGAAGATCGAATTTCCAGAAACAATCGACATGAAATCGCCGTCTCAACCAGTTAAGACAAAGGGTGCTCTGAAGAAAGTGAAGCCAACGCCGAATGACAACTCGACTACACGCTCTCCTTCATATTTTGAGCAC TTATATGGAAAGGAAGCTAAATTTGAAGCGGCTAACGAAGCTTTTGTGCCTTGGTTGGGCCCTTACGCACCGGTGTCAAAATGGTTGAAATTCCCAGGAATGAGACATCTTATTGCATGCGCCTATGATATGGTGTGCATTGACTTGAAGCGTTATGGATTTTCGAAAACTTTTTTCCCACTCCGCACTGCACCGCCTACAATTTCAAATGCTCGCATTAAGTGTATTGGATGGATTTCAAAAGCAAATCACTTtgtgcaagtttacttgaaaccgggATGTCCCATACCACCCACGTCACCAGAATGGGATATTTATCATACCGAAGATGCCGAGACGTGGCAGGATTTTTTTGTTGACAGGATGCACGAATTCGAAAGAATGAATAACATTGAGGGGGGAAGCGAATaa
- the LOC131646165 gene encoding small ribosomal subunit protein uS19x-like, which translates to MADVEVDATAAAGIPKKRTFKKFSFRGVDLDALLDMSTDELVKLFSARARRRFQRGLTRKPMALIKKLRKAKREAPPGEKPEPVRTHLRNMIIVPEMIGSIIGVYNGKTFNQVEIKPEMIGHYLAEFSISYKPVKHGRPGIGATHSSRFIPLK; encoded by the exons ATG GCGGACGTTGAAGTCGATGCTACTGCCGCGGCCGGGATCCCAAAGAAGAGAACGTTTAAGAAGTTCAGTTTCAGAGGCGTCGATTTGGATGCACTTCTGGACATGTCCACTGATGAGCTCGTCAAGCTCTTCAGTGCACGTGCTCGTAGAAGGTTCCAGAGAGGTCTCACCAGAAAGCCCATGGCTCTCATCAAAAAGCTTCGCAAAGCG AAAAGGGAGGCACCACCTGGTGAGAAGCCAGAACCTGTTAGGACCCATCTTCGTAACATGATTATTGTACCCGAGATGATCGGAAGCATCATTGGAGTGTACAACGGAAAGACCTTTAACCAGGTTGAAATCAAACCTGAGATGATTGGGCATTACCTTGCTGAGTTCTCAATTTCATACAAGCCTGTTAAGCATGGTAGACCCGGTATTGGTGCTACTCACTCCTCTAGGTTCATTCCTCTCAAGTGA